Sequence from the Deltaproteobacteria bacterium genome:
GGACTTTCGTCCCGTGGTCTTATCCGGTATTAGCCCGCCTTTCGGCGGGTTATTCCAGTCTCAAGGGTAGATTACCCACGCGTTACTCACCCGTGCGCCGCTTTACTAACAGGGTTGCCCCCGCTTTCTCGCTCGACTTGCATGTGTTAGGCGCGCCGCTAGCGTTCGCTCTGAGCCATGATCAAACTCTCCAATTAAATCTACAAATTGGATTTGAAAGGGTTTCTTTCTTGATAGGTTTGACTGTGCTTGCTATTTAGTTTTCAAAGAGCAGAAGTCTTGCGGATTTATGGCAGATTCATCTATTATAATCTTACCATACTGCCTCTCGAACCGTCAAGCTTTTTCGAGAGCTCGCTTTTACCGCAGCGAGATTCAGCATTATATCTATCTACGCGAACATGTCAAGAAAAACTTTTGCTATTTTTTCTTTTTGGTGTCTTTTCTTCTTTCGCCCCTGTGCCGCTTAAAGCAAACACCAGAGCTTTGATCACCAAAAAGAAATGCCGGCCCTTCACCCAACGATGTTGCCCCCTGAAACCCTACAGCCCCCGGAAGGCCCAGCAAGATTTACTATCTTATACTAATCTAAAAATATGTCAACAGGAAATATCGGATAGAGCAAACTTTTTTTCAGGGTCGTACTTTGGATAGTCGCGTCAACGGTATTGTGCGCGAAAAAGCCTTTAAAAATAGGGGTAACGTGCTCTGGGGCTCTCCGGCACAACAAGTTTTAAGCGAAGACGATCCTCTTGAAAAACCTCTTACCCACCTGCAGGAGAAAGCCCTTGTTGGTGCTCACTTCCTCGCGCGGGTTCAGCACGCGCTTGCCGTCCACCTTTACTCCGCCCTGCTCTATGAGCCTCATCGCTTCAGATGACGATTTGGCGAGCGCCGCCTTTACCATGATCTTTGCGAGCCACATCCGCTCGCCGTCGGGCTCTATCCGCGCCTCTTCTATCTCTTCGGGGGTCTCCCGCTTCGTAAAGAGGTTCCTGAAGTCATCTCTGGCCTTGGTAGCGGCCTCAGCACCCGCGAAGCGCTCGGTGAGCTCGAATGCAAGCGCCTCCTTTGCCTCCTTGGGATGGACCTTCCCGGCCTTTATCTCCTCCACCCTCTCGTTCGCGGCTCCCGATAACAGCTCGTAGTACCGCGCCATCAGAGCGTCGGAGATCGACATCACCTTGCCGAAGATCTCGGAGGGCGGCTCGGTTATGCCTATGTAGTTCCCGTACGACTTGCTCATCTTCTGCACGCCGTCGGTGCCCTCCAGAAGCGGCATGGTGACGACTATCTGCGGCTCCTGCCCCATCTCTTTCTGGAGCTCTCTGCCCACGAGCAGGTTGAAGAGCTGGTCGGTGCCGCCGAGCTCGACGTCTGATTTCAGGACGACCGAATCGTACCCCTGTATGAGCGGATAAAGGAACTCGTGTATCGCGATGGGCCGCCCCTCCCTGTACCTCTTCTGAAAGTCGTCCCTCTCGAGCATCCTCGCGACAGTGTACTTGGAAGCGAGACTTATGAGGTCGGTCGCCGTGAGCCTCTCCATCCATTCGCTGTTGAAGACGACCTCGGTCTTTTTCGGATCGAGTATCTTGAAGACCTGGGCGGTGTATGTCGCCGCGTTCCTCTTGACCTCGTCTTTGGTAAGCGCCTTCCTCGTCTCGGACTTGCCCGTGGGGTCGCCTATCATGCCCGTGAAATCGCCTATCAAGAGAAGTACGTGGTGGCCGAGGTCCTGAAAGTGCTTGAGCTTCTGTATTAGGACGGTGTGGCCGAGGTGCAGGTCCGGAGCCGTGGGGTCGAACCCGGCCTTTACGCGCAAGGGCCGCCCCTTCGCAACGGAGGCCACGAGCTTCTTTAAAAGGTCGCCTTCCGATATGATGCCGCTCGTGCCGCGCCTTATTATCTCTATCTGTTTACGAGGGTCCATTTGAAATATCCGGGGAGTGGATTTGGGTCTGCC
This genomic interval carries:
- a CDS encoding tyrosine--tRNA ligase — protein: MDPRKQIEIIRRGTSGIISEGDLLKKLVASVAKGRPLRVKAGFDPTAPDLHLGHTVLIQKLKHFQDLGHHVLLLIGDFTGMIGDPTGKSETRKALTKDEVKRNAATYTAQVFKILDPKKTEVVFNSEWMERLTATDLISLASKYTVARMLERDDFQKRYREGRPIAIHEFLYPLIQGYDSVVLKSDVELGGTDQLFNLLVGRELQKEMGQEPQIVVTMPLLEGTDGVQKMSKSYGNYIGITEPPSEIFGKVMSISDALMARYYELLSGAANERVEEIKAGKVHPKEAKEALAFELTERFAGAEAATKARDDFRNLFTKRETPEEIEEARIEPDGERMWLAKIMVKAALAKSSSEAMRLIEQGGVKVDGKRVLNPREEVSTNKGFLLQVGKRFFKRIVFA